A region of Anopheles merus strain MAF chromosome 2R, AmerM5.1, whole genome shotgun sequence DNA encodes the following proteins:
- the LOC121589963 gene encoding probable 39S ribosomal protein L49, mitochondrial has translation MALRMVCSKTFSLNRIVSLHSINHHLPKPVQNVTAASVRWSSFRSSEPVGELAQYPEVEVVRNPPEWKYVERLLAPRTVPKPTAKDAYPSGWKPANPQPGLKYVVQRTKNHMLPVYLRRSFRGQRRITAIRHVEGDIWLLEAELRYHIERQLNRPIITRVNEMSGQIELKGDHVAFVEKFLLEKGM, from the exons ATGGCGCTTCGCATGGTGTGCAGCAAAACATTCAGCTTAAATCGAATCGTTTCCCTGCATTCTATTAACCACCACCTCCCGAAACCCGTACAG AATGTAACAGCAGCCTCCGTACGATGGTCTTCCTTCCGCTCGTCCGAACCGGTCGGTGAGTTGGCCCAGTATCCCGAGGTGGAGGTCGTACGGAACCCGCCCGAGTGGAAGTATGTCGAGCGGCTGCTTGCGCCCCGCACCGTGCCCAAGCCGACGGCGAAGGACGCGTACCCGTCGGGCTGGAAACCGGCTAACCCCCAGCCCGGCCTGAAGTATGTGGTGCAGCGGACGAAAAATCACATGCTACCGGTGTACTTGCGCCGGTCGTTCCGGGGCCAGCGGCGAATAACGGCCATCCGGCACGTGGAGGGTGACATATGGCTGCTGGAGGCGGAGCTGCGCTATCACATCGAGCGCCAGCTGAACCGGCCGATTATTACGCGCGTGAACGAGATGAGCGGACAGATCGAGCTGAAGGGCGACCATGTCGCGTTCGTGGAAAAGTTCCTGCTCGAGAAGGGAATGTGA
- the LOC121589962 gene encoding breast cancer metastasis-suppressor 1-like protein, which yields MPPVKTDGDSDGDGDLSGAESERSGSSQGQDHDSSAEEADEPDSDDSSEMSEGECERRRTNCQDNLTSLEKQFAILKEQLYKERMVQVDHKLQQIRGGRLQDYFVPLQQLQTNMDSRKEVAEVMKKYRVNNVKNKYEGELQACYQHFESEKNLAIDAISDELMEKVRRLEEDRHNVDISWADWGTSTRTAKVRGPGRKKAVTVSGPYIVYMLREEEILDDWTAIRKALKRSTAAAT from the exons ATGCCGCCTGTAAAAACCGATGGAGACAGCGACGGGGACGGCGATCTGTCCGGGGCCGAGTCGGAACGGTCCGGATCGAGCCAGGGCCAGGACCACGATTCCAGCGCGGAGGAAGCGGATGAGCCCGATTCGGACGATTCGTCGGAAATGTCCGAGGGGGAGTGCGAACGAAGGCGCACCAACTGCCAGGACAATCTGA CAAGCCTGGAGAAACAGTTTGCCATCCTGAAGGAGCAGCTGTACAAGGAGCGGATGGTGCAGGTGGACCACAAGCTGCAGCAGATCCGGGGTGGCCGGTTGCAGGACTACTTTGtgccgctgcagcagctgcaaacCAACATGGACAGCCGGAAGGAGGTCGCGGAAGTGATGAAAAAGTACCGCGTGAATAACGTGAAGAACAAGTACGAGGGTGAACTGCAGGCCTGCTACCAACACTTTGAG AGTGAGAAAAACCTCGCCATAGACGCGATTAGCGACGAGCTGATGGAGAAGGTGCGCCGCCTGGAGGAGGATCGGCACAATGTCGACATTTCCTGGGCGGACTGGGGCACCAGCACCCGTACGGCGAAGGTGCGCGGCCCGGGCCGCAAGAAGGCGGTAACCGTGTCCGGCCCGTACATTGTGTACATGCTGCGGGAGGAGGAAATTCTCGACGACTGGACGGCGATTCGAAAAGCACTGAAACGATCGACGGCGGCCGCTACCTGA